In a genomic window of Methylophaga thalassica:
- the dinB gene encoding DNA polymerase IV: MAKQRKIIHVDMDAFFASVEQRDHPEYKGKPLIVGGQPNSRGVVAACSYEARKYGIHSAMPCSRAYRLCSHALFVPPRFDAYREVSNQIRDIFWRYATEVEPLSLDEAYLDVTYTEAFNGSATLIAQAIKREILQETRLTASAGVSYNKFLAKIASDMDKPNGLYVIRPEQGEAFVAALPVGKFHGIGPATETKMHNLGIHTGKNLREKSLTELTERFGKAGQYYYNIARAIDERPVRSQRIRKSLGKETTFAEDIHSIPELTAKLLDLAERVFESLSKQNLKARTITVKVKYADFQQVTRAHSTEHIIQLTDLKQIIPLLLEKTEAGIKPVRLVGLSMSGFDVPVLQTHQPQLDLALNDEF; encoded by the coding sequence ATGGCTAAACAACGCAAAATAATTCACGTCGATATGGATGCTTTTTTTGCTTCTGTTGAACAACGTGATCATCCCGAATATAAAGGTAAACCGCTGATCGTCGGCGGCCAGCCTAACAGCCGGGGCGTGGTTGCGGCCTGCAGTTATGAAGCCAGAAAGTACGGCATTCACTCGGCTATGCCCTGCTCACGTGCCTATCGTTTATGCTCTCATGCCTTATTTGTGCCGCCACGCTTTGATGCTTACCGTGAAGTATCCAACCAAATCCGTGACATTTTCTGGCGTTATGCCACTGAAGTTGAGCCGTTATCTCTTGATGAAGCGTATTTAGATGTTACATACACCGAGGCTTTTAATGGTTCGGCCACCTTGATTGCCCAGGCCATTAAACGTGAGATTTTGCAGGAAACCCGACTCACCGCCTCGGCGGGTGTTTCCTATAATAAATTCCTCGCCAAAATTGCCTCGGATATGGACAAACCCAATGGGCTCTATGTCATCAGACCCGAACAAGGCGAAGCTTTTGTCGCCGCTCTTCCAGTGGGTAAGTTTCATGGCATTGGTCCCGCCACAGAAACCAAAATGCATAATCTCGGCATCCATACTGGCAAGAACCTACGTGAGAAATCATTAACAGAACTGACTGAGCGTTTCGGTAAAGCAGGTCAGTATTATTACAACATCGCCCGAGCTATCGACGAACGTCCGGTTCGCAGTCAACGCATCCGTAAATCGCTCGGTAAAGAAACCACCTTTGCTGAAGATATTCACTCTATCCCGGAATTAACCGCCAAACTGCTTGATCTGGCTGAACGCGTTTTCGAAAGCCTGAGTAAACAAAACCTGAAAGCGCGCACCATCACCGTCAAAGTGAAATATGCTGACTTTCAACAAGTCACCCGTGCGCACAGCACCGAGCACATTATTCAACTAACAGACTTAAAACAGATCATTCCGTTATTGCTTGAAAAAACAGAAGCTGGAATCAAACCTGTGAGATTGGTCGGATTAAGTATGAGTGGGTTTGATGTGCCGGTATTACAGACTCATCAACCACAGTTAGACTTAGCGTTAAATGATGAGTTTTAA
- a CDS encoding cupin domain-containing protein — protein sequence MKDITVDSNPSEAQLKKMGVEHWPTWEKEVSVFPWSFVTTEVAYIVEGECVMTPNDGGPATTFKAGDLVVFPNGYKGTWEVKKALKKRFKHKDGNFVKCAFSRYKILKNRIKAAL from the coding sequence ATGAAAGACATTACCGTGGACAGTAATCCCAGCGAAGCACAATTAAAGAAAATGGGGGTTGAACATTGGCCAACATGGGAAAAAGAAGTATCCGTATTTCCCTGGTCATTTGTGACCACTGAAGTGGCATACATTGTAGAAGGGGAGTGTGTGATGACGCCAAATGATGGTGGCCCAGCGACCACATTTAAAGCGGGTGACTTAGTGGTCTTCCCTAACGGTTATAAAGGCACATGGGAAGTGAAAAAAGCACTAAAAAAACGCTTTAAACATAAGGATGGTAACTTCGTGAAATGTGCGTTTAGCCGTTATAAAATTCTGAAAAATCGTATCAAGGCAGCTCTTTAA
- the ppnN gene encoding nucleotide 5'-monophosphate nucleosidase PpnN gives MKKIPYTTVRPIRSLNLLSQEEIIKLSSPSAELHQLFRECALAILNTDSHEDDAEEIQQLYADFDIRLKSQPRGVMLEIFNAPAQSFVDGTLIRGIQEHLSSVLRDIVYTDFKILAEETNNSAKITDKVFRILRNANMVRPNVSPNLVVCWGGHSIPREEYDYAKHVGYEFGLRGLDIITGCGIGAMKGPMKGAAVGHAKQQITHGRYIGISEPGIIASESPNAIVNELVIMPDIEKRLEAFVRLGHVIVVFPGGVGTVEEIFYLLSILLHPENKYGIPLIFAGPESCRDYFNTLDAFLKQCLGEEISDLYEIVIGEPETVGYKVKQAMTEVHENRRETEEAYYYNWQLHIDPMLQQPFIPTHENMAALDLDPSLPKHLLASQIRSAFSGIVAGNVKSFGIKEVAKHGPYLLKGDPDIMQAIDNLLHIFVKQQRMKLGQGEGVYQPCYKLVG, from the coding sequence ATGAAAAAAATCCCTTATACCACTGTTCGTCCAATTCGTAGTCTTAACCTGTTATCACAGGAAGAAATCATCAAACTCAGCTCACCCAGCGCTGAGCTGCATCAACTGTTTCGTGAATGTGCTCTGGCCATTCTGAATACTGACAGCCATGAAGATGATGCTGAAGAAATTCAGCAGCTCTATGCGGACTTTGATATCCGCCTGAAATCACAACCGCGTGGTGTGATGCTGGAAATCTTTAATGCACCGGCACAGTCTTTTGTTGACGGCACCCTGATTCGCGGTATTCAGGAGCATTTATCTTCGGTATTGCGCGATATTGTCTACACTGACTTTAAAATTCTCGCTGAAGAAACCAATAACTCAGCCAAAATCACCGACAAAGTGTTCCGCATTTTGCGTAATGCCAATATGGTCAGGCCGAATGTGTCACCAAATCTGGTGGTGTGCTGGGGTGGTCATTCTATTCCACGTGAAGAATATGACTATGCAAAACATGTCGGATATGAGTTTGGTTTGAGAGGACTAGATATCATCACCGGCTGCGGTATTGGTGCGATGAAAGGCCCTATGAAAGGGGCTGCAGTGGGACATGCTAAACAGCAAATCACCCATGGTCGTTATATCGGCATTAGCGAACCAGGCATCATTGCTTCAGAATCGCCCAATGCCATCGTCAATGAGCTGGTTATCATGCCCGACATCGAAAAACGCCTGGAAGCCTTTGTGCGTCTGGGTCACGTTATCGTGGTATTCCCAGGTGGTGTCGGTACCGTCGAAGAAATCTTCTATTTACTCAGTATCCTGCTGCATCCGGAAAATAAATATGGCATTCCATTAATTTTTGCTGGGCCAGAATCCTGTCGGGACTACTTCAACACGCTGGACGCCTTCCTCAAACAGTGTCTGGGTGAAGAGATTAGTGACTTATATGAAATCGTGATTGGTGAGCCAGAAACCGTTGGCTATAAAGTCAAACAGGCGATGACCGAAGTCCATGAAAATCGCAGAGAAACTGAAGAAGCCTATTACTACAACTGGCAGTTACATATCGACCCTATGCTGCAGCAGCCATTTATTCCTACTCATGAAAATATGGCCGCGTTGGATTTAGATCCATCATTGCCCAAACATTTGCTTGCCAGCCAGATCCGCTCAGCATTTTCAGGCATTGTCGCCGGCAATGTGAAAAGTTTTGGTATTAAAGAAGTGGCGAAGCATGGGCCTTATCTGTTGAAGGGTGATCCTGACATCATGCAAGCCATTGATAATCTGCTCCATATTTTTGTCAAACAGCAACGAATGAAACTAGGCCAGGGAGAAGGGGTGTATCAACCTTGTTATAAATTGGTGGGCTAA
- a CDS encoding AmpG family muropeptide MFS transporter yields the protein MIARLRSWQESLQAFMHPRVLTMLVFGIMAGLPLLLIFSTLSLWLGEVGIAKSDITYFSWAALGYSFKFVWAPLVDVMPLPLLTRWLGRRRAWLLLAQCMVMGSIIFMAMVDPAQHSLVWMGAAAVCLGFSSATQDIVTDAYRIESANAELQAMMSASYIAGYRIGMLLAGGGALFLASYFGTSMEHYNFEAWQLTYWAMASLFLVGILTTLIIDEPKQLQASALINRRHHVRFFITFLLAVSAFICSFALTADLTALAKQKLGLLLSNAQLVSVFIELIRLVFAGVAAALVALLMTQIKFIDKQSVTHSYIAPIQDFFTRYGWSLAWLLLALVGLYRISDIVLGVVANPLYQSLGFTKNEIATVVKTFGVFMTIFGAFYGGVLVLRYGVMPILMLGAVLSAITNLLFMLLVQSGHDITMLYVVITADNLSGGLANAAFIAFLSSLTNISFTAVQYAIFSSLMTLIPKVLGGYSGSMVESIGFENFFLMTALMGLPVLLLIALARKRFNLTHPQ from the coding sequence TTGATAGCACGACTACGTTCATGGCAGGAGAGTTTACAAGCATTTATGCACCCGCGGGTGTTAACGATGCTTGTCTTTGGCATCATGGCGGGCCTGCCGTTATTACTGATTTTTTCCACCTTGAGTCTATGGCTTGGCGAAGTCGGCATCGCAAAAAGTGACATCACTTATTTCAGTTGGGCGGCACTGGGTTACTCATTCAAATTCGTTTGGGCACCATTAGTCGATGTCATGCCTTTACCCTTATTAACCCGTTGGCTAGGACGTCGGCGTGCCTGGTTATTATTGGCGCAGTGCATGGTGATGGGCTCCATTATTTTTATGGCCATGGTCGATCCCGCTCAGCATTCCTTGGTGTGGATGGGCGCTGCTGCGGTGTGTTTAGGCTTTTCTTCGGCTACTCAGGATATCGTGACCGATGCTTACCGTATTGAATCAGCCAATGCTGAACTGCAAGCGATGATGTCAGCCAGTTACATCGCCGGATATCGCATTGGCATGTTGCTGGCTGGAGGCGGAGCTTTATTTCTGGCCAGTTATTTTGGTACCAGTATGGAGCATTATAATTTTGAGGCTTGGCAATTAACCTACTGGGCGATGGCCAGTTTATTTTTAGTTGGCATTTTGACCACCTTAATCATCGATGAGCCCAAGCAACTACAAGCATCAGCTTTGATCAATCGTCGCCATCATGTGCGATTTTTTATTACCTTTTTGCTGGCAGTGAGCGCCTTTATTTGTAGCTTTGCTCTGACAGCAGACTTAACCGCGCTGGCGAAACAAAAACTGGGTTTACTTCTGAGTAATGCGCAACTGGTGTCTGTTTTTATCGAGTTAATCAGATTGGTATTTGCCGGGGTTGCCGCAGCGCTGGTTGCGCTGTTGATGACACAAATAAAATTTATCGATAAACAAAGTGTGACTCACAGCTACATCGCGCCTATTCAGGATTTCTTTACACGTTATGGCTGGTCTTTGGCTTGGTTATTATTAGCCTTGGTGGGTCTGTACCGAATCTCAGATATTGTCCTGGGCGTAGTGGCTAATCCGCTTTATCAAAGCCTTGGCTTTACCAAAAATGAAATTGCCACCGTGGTGAAAACCTTTGGTGTGTTTATGACCATTTTCGGCGCCTTTTATGGCGGGGTACTGGTGTTACGTTATGGTGTGATGCCGATATTGATGCTGGGGGCGGTGTTATCTGCCATTACCAATTTGTTGTTTATGCTGCTGGTGCAAAGCGGACATGATATTACGATGCTGTATGTGGTGATTACCGCCGATAATTTATCCGGCGGTCTGGCTAATGCCGCCTTTATTGCCTTTTTGTCGAGTTTAACCAATATCTCTTTTACTGCTGTGCAGTATGCCATTTTCAGCTCATTGATGACCTTAATCCCCAAAGTGCTGGGCGGTTACTCTGGTTCTATGGTGGAGTCTATTGGGTTTGAAAATTTCTTTTTGATGACGGCACTTATGGGGCTACCTGTGTTATTACTGATTGCACTGGCCCGTAAACGATTTAATCTCACCCATCCTCAATAA